In Porites lutea chromosome 8, jaPorLute2.1, whole genome shotgun sequence, the genomic stretch TGGCAGCAACAAAgtcaagcacaaaaacaatGGGAAAATGTCAACAGGGACGTGGTTTCCTTCTCAATACGTGAAGTGatgggttttgaaattcagacttaGGGACATGCATACCGTCCTACCCTAAAAAAGGCACTTACAAAGTactgctaaatacattgacatgAAGTGAACATTTTTCTGCATGTACATATATGTGAGATGTTTAATGTGCTGTATGGGTATCTTTAGTCCGTGACAGGTGTTGATAATGCAGATGACGGCAATAGCTACTGGGTGGTCAGAGGCAAGACTGATGCCCCTTGTAAAAGAGGGTAAGTCTTTTACACCACGGATGATTGTACTCCCTTTAatccattcgctcctggagatttagctgaaaaatgcgttttgaagctagtcaagcaGTTCTCTGGTCACTGTTGTGCTATAAagggctaaaacttaccacaaagccaTTAAAAAATTTGTACACTTCgcagccttctgatccagatgcaaagtATTAGCTTGCGAAGTTTGGACATGAGCGGAGATagttttgggtttaaaagtgacacagcagtcttgactcttcctttttgcttttagactgtcctcccctcttttttcgcttttcgtgcctcatttttttttctcctgctgggcatttagtagtcTTCATTTTGCTGGGAAATggttttaggaaagcttttaggatcttaggattagatgaaaggaaaggttggtgggtagtggaacaagattttcatggaaattttctgGTCAATGTGagatggttttttgccttttctctGGTGttcttgactgaattgtgctcaatctggtatggtttgaaagatctcttcactctgcacaagttggcggaaaaagttgtccttgaccattaaaactgatgacgtcacaagcagTAGAAAGGCGAGGATCTGCACAGGCGGTTAatggcggttcaggggcgaatagGTTAAAATTGAGTGGAAAAAAGAGTAAACTATGGCTTTGATTTACAGACAGGCAATTTAACAGACCTTCTTTTAAACATCATCTGCCAGATTACCATTATTTATTCCATGAAAAAGACCTTGTACATCTGTCGTGAAGACTGCTATTGTGTCAGGGCCTCTGTTGTTATGTGTTGATCTCAGTATAAATTGTGCAATGATCTCAAATTGCATTTGATGGTACAGTCCAAGCAATTCTAATGGCAATGACTAATGGCAAGCTCCCATAAATCTTTAGCTTTAAATGGATAATAGTTATGACATGTATTAATTTATTGAATTTATGAGactataaaacaattattgaattaagcttttgtatcatctgaagaattttgTGAAGATCTCAGAGGGTGTCATCCACTGAGGCTGattaacaccctccttgatctccataattcttcagatgatacaaaagcttaattcaataattgttttattatcaattcaaaataaattcccagtttaaaacaatctaaaacatgcttacctccatcgatgttaagtttatcttcaaTTGCCTATTTATTGGCAAGTTTAATagataaagggttgttcagtactgcaaatattctccaaaaagCAGATGTCCTCTGTCAAGGtttctttttgctgttcttgctctGTTTTTAGCTAATAGTTCGCCTATTTCTTCCTCGTGAAACCAGTGAAATGTTCTACCATTTTGTACTCActatcaaaacaactcaacctcatccccaggtcttctcggttgaCTGTTTAGTTTTCTGGCAATTATGCTTCACAActgatgtcatttttcacattaTCGCAAAATTATTCCAAATTTGGTtgacagtagctggttatgataaATTGCACttgggattttagccaatcagaaacagggaaatgttatgaatgaataataatgtaagTTATGGTATGTGTAATTGCAGGAACCCTGTTAAATGTGGCAGCACATTGAGATTACAGCACTTGGCAACCAAGCGCAATCTTCATAGTCATTACTTTCAGTCGCCGATCTCGCACAACCAGGAAGTGAGTGCATTTGGTGAGAATGGACAAGGTGACGAAGGGGACCACTGGTCTGTGGTCTGTGGGACAAAGTTTTGGGAAAGACAGGATAAAGTCAGATTTAAACATTCAGCAACAAAAGTGTAAGTAGCCATGCATGTCCCCCTTTTTGAGCTTGAACTCAAATTGAGTTTAGCCAGattaatttctttgctatttcTATCCATTTGTAATTGCTTTATGTGTTGATTGAGTTTTACTAGTAATCAGGGTGTGCCAAAACCTGGCTCTGTCCAGTTGTCCAGGATAGGTAGAAATTTAGTTCGGACATAAAAACCATTGACATGACTTGACCGTGGGGAAAGCACATTTTTAAttagaaaattataataaaagcaATCCTCATACTTGACAAAATAACTGCAGGTAGATATTCCTTTTAACTTTGCCATACTGAGGCCATTTCATTTGTTTCTGTAAGCTCCACTTTGCTTAGGAACCTGACAAAACTTTGGAGAAGAACTCTTGGATTTTGGACAACCAAATTTAATACAGTGCTTGTCCAAGGGACAAGTggacaagaaaatttttttcttactctGGTAATGAATattaaacattgaaaatcacAATGTGGGAAAATTCAAACATGAATCTGTCACTTTTACTATGTAAACATTCAattaaaatgtcacaaaattacatattttccaAAGACTGACATTTTTAAAAGCCTAATCACTAACATTTTCTCTCCCTTTGTCATGTAGCTATCTCCATATAACAGGGGATCAGTTTGGCCGTCCCATTCATGGTCAACGGGAAGTTAGTGGGTATAGTTACCCTGAGACTGGAAATGAGTGGAAAGCGATGGTAAGGGCCATGTACACGACTTTCTATTTTCTCTGCTCTTAACAGCATTTCTCTGAAATAGAAATGGCAGTTAGATTTTTGTCACTGGCTACAGGaacttaaattttgaaataaacacagGGGGTCCCCATACTTGTCCAGGACAAACAGCAccaataccgtatttattcgaataagcgcccaacctcgaattagcgcccacctcgatcAAGTGCCCAtactaaaggcagaaaaagttaataagcgcccatcctcgaataagcgcccaccccctcctcctcccaatcaaactcaaataagcgctcacccccaccccacccacttgagtgaataaattctaataagagacttccccgaggacggagttttcttcaaagtatccttctttgtttctttcttcgcgttttgttattagcatttattgttttgttgcaaaataaacatacttcacttgctgaaaatggtgaaaatttaatgagcgcccagcctcgaataagcacctacctcgaataagcgcccaccctcaaggtccaaaaatttaataagcgcccagggcggttaatcaaataaatacagtATTCCTTTTTAGTAtctaccaaatcagtgaatagcacttTTCACGTGTTTTGATTGCCTCctgtaactcggaatatccttgggtATTCACTGTTTTGCAACCGGAGCCAAGATGGCATCTCGCTTCGAGACATTTTTGAAACATGAAATTTGAGCGATAAGTGAAGCAGTTGTACTAACAAATATCAAGAAAGTGACTTACTTTTGTTTGTCAGTGTCTAATGGTGggttgaaaattattttcatgctgaatttgcaacaaaattgtaaaaatgcaCTCAAAAAAATCCCCGAAATGTTTGTACTTGTAAATGAAGTTCCTattaagtgatgtttttaatCTACaagaatttactttttttcatttttatccaactgatttggtaaatactaaaacagcTATCCTTCTTAGGGTCGGTAAGCAGCACTAGATATATACGTCGACGCTTTGCATCTCGGTGTATTTCCACCACTATTCACCACCCCTTtggggggatagttgtataataATGTCATTATGGTTATGAGTATACATGCtttgaacactttttttttaGAGGTAATACACCAAGACATTGGACTACCACTAAATTTATATGTCTTAAAAGACACAATCACATAACTAGCACAGGGTCTTCTACTATGTAACTGCAAACAAATGCTTATATTTGGCAAACTGAATTTTGTTGAATGTGAATCCCTGCTTCTATTTCAGGAGGGAATTTATGTGAAACCGACTTCAGACTAAACTCAAAAGTCAAGAAGAAATGGGACGAGATGTCTGTGGCTTTTTCAAGATCTTATGCTTTCTATATGGGACTATTTAAAGACATCCAATTTTATAAAGTATCTAGTTAATATCTTTGTttgtcaatatttttgacaTAGAACATTATTGTAAAGGACTTGAACAATAAACTCTTGGTATAAAAAGAGCGGGCATTTCATGTATTTTGAGCAGAGCGTGGAACAGgatgttaagaattttgttcctgttttaaAGGCAACCTTGGCCTGGGAGACTTAGTGGCAATATGGTAGTGATGTCCCCCTGGATATATGTATATACTTTCCTGTCTGTAATAGCCTGCGTGTCTCTGAGTTGTGGCACACCTGATGGTACTCTGTGGGGGTATGGCGCTGAGTCTTTGAGACTCTAAACTTTTTCCAAGCAAACTGAATTTGCGACCCTGTTCCAGACAACAATTGTTAAAATGGGAATCTTCTCCTTTTGCCTCGCTCAGTGATGAAACGATGAAGGGAGCATAGTttggcacatacccgtatagctCATGTATGGGAGAACTCTCCTCTTCTCCCTTCCTGGGTAGCAAACAGATTTCCCCCAAAGCTTTAGCGAGATGGGTGTCAAGGCGTCCTGTGAAAACCCGCTTTCAGGAGAAATTCAATGAGGATTACCTTATCTCTTGGAAAATGTGCCCCCTGTATGCCCTCTTTTCAATATTAGTGGCTGGCTTAAACCCAGGAAGTGGCTTATCATTTGAGGTAAATTTGCATTTCATAAAACCGGCTGAGCTTGAGGCTGGAGAGAATTTGTGTCAGAAATTAACGCGTGGGATTGCCTCGTACACTGAGTTTGATCGTAGGGTTATGAGGGAATTCCCAAGTAAATGCCCCTCTAGGCACGTTCTACgtttttgcatttcaaaagtGAGGCTGGAACGTCGAACGTCACATGTACCGAACCTCGTGCTAATAATTGAGAACAATCTGGAGCCATAACCCGAAGCGAGTAACTCTTATACTCGGCCTATGTCACGGggtttttacggaccagtttatttttagacacttagtagggcactttttcccgcgaaaatctCCACCAAATCTgtgagcgcattcgaagtatagGATATCAACAACGAAAACTATACTTTATTagaaggcaaaaaatatcatttttaggtctgtaggtttttgCTGACTtgtttgtgaaatttaaaagatattgaAAATTCGCtacaaaaccgttctaaaaataaactggtccatgaaaacgccgtgacactaTAATGGAAGTTATTCGCTCCGCGTTATGAGCTCCTGGACCAATAGATTTTGTCTTTTCGCTCCTCTGATACGCAGAGGCTCGCGCTGGGTATTCACATAAAATCggggaaaaaagttaaaatagtAAGCCCTGCGCGCTTTCTTTTTCACCCTATCTGGCCTCGTTATGACACAAAGATACCTCTGCTGCCTGGGACGGCAGCTCTCCCTAGGGTGCGGGGGTCGGGACTTTTTGCTCGCTGGCTAATACTTCTGGGGAGGAGAGGGCTGTAACGATTAAAGGTAAAGGCAAAGATTAAAGATCTTTAGTATTAGGCTCGGCTCATTTGAAGCTCAACAGGGTCCGGGGGTCTCTTCTGTATACATATGAGGagagttggggggggggggggacttattttcggaattttacggttttTAGATCTCTTCTTTTTCATATTCTCATGGACACTATGTTTGCCACTTGGGGATAAATGAGCATCTGTGAAGAAATCGTGAAATGTTGAAATGTGCATTACGTCCTTACTTTAAAAGGAAAACAGGTTTTCAAATGGACCTTCAAAAATACCATTAATTTTGGCATAGTactctttgttttccctccaaacTTTTGAATAAGCATTGTTTTTAGTTTATTCAGGCCTGAGACGATTGTAAGTATTGTAAGTCCAAAGACAATTATTGAAAACATTCTTTGATGCAAAAACACTCAACTCTACTGCTAATGAACTTGAATAACTTATCAAGCAGCAGTTGGAAAGTGGATGGTCAGAAGAATTGGAATTGGCGACTTTCAGAAAGAGATACCACGCTGCTAAAAACTGGTAAGAGATTTTCGCAGATGCATATATGTATATAATAGTTTTGTTTAGGTTTGTTTCGAAATTAGGACAAACTCTCGGCCCATCTCAACGGCCTCGCAAGGAAATGCATACTATGCAATGGAAGCTGAAGATTTTGAACTTCATCCTTCCGTGAGCAGCATATAGTTCTTCTCTTGTAGCGCTGTGTCCGCTGTAGGCGATAAAGATTCCAGAAGTGAAGTAAAATACAGGGCGCGTTTCTGacagaaatattttattttccgacatgcaattttttaaatgaaaatgagaaattaaaTAAGCAAAACCTGAAGGTGTTAAACACTACAACAGCGctacaaattattattgtaaactgagcattaaggacaacaacaactaacagcAGACAATTTCATTGACCTTTACATGTATATACTTagtatttcctacaaattttgGGATCGTAagttttaccccatacaaaaactgtaattttactaGAACTGTACTGTGGtgctatcacagagcctgggttacctgtgagtATACGAGACAACGCAATTTTTGTCAATGACTATTGTGCATTTTCCCGGTCATTTCTTACGTCATTTCACCCTGCCCTCTCAACAATTTTACCAACGGAGCccccaaaataaaacaaaacaaacactgaCACAAAACTGAAGAACGACAGAGTCGATCTGATAAAGAGAATCAGTAAAAGCGATATATCGGTTGGCCGGAATTGAATCTTGTTTTGATGGGCATTGACTAACCCTTGCGTCAATCCCGTCATACTCGACCAGAATAACGCTACAGTTACCTCGGCAAAACTGTTGAAACAGAAACAGTTCCATCTATTTGCTAACTTTTGTTCCATACTACCATCTTctctaaacagaaaaagtacGCACCCTCCCCACCCTCTATTCATAATTGTTTTGTTCTAAAACCCAATAATTTTCGTGTTATTCTAAACAACAttggataaggggaggggggaagggcaTTCATTTGGCGACGGTTTCCATTTTTGCTAGGATgacaggagaaaaaaaaagatttttgacagggaaaaaatcatttttgtgaTGTGCCTCAACAGGCTTTGTCCTAGGTTGTGGCGCAATCAAGTTCAATTCTACTGAAAATTCAATGAGATGTTTTTGCTGTGTCACTTTCGTGCCATGGCCGCTTGACTTTTGTTATCAATGGCGATAGCTTTAGGTCTTTGCAGTGTAAAACATTTCATTGGTAAGATGATTTCTGTTTCCACCAACACGTTCAGCTTCACACAACCGCTGACCTGGGTAGCAGAGAAGGTTGTGTTGTAGAATATGACGCAGACATAAGCAATGCCTTGTTCATCAAATTCTGCACAGGACGGCCATGGTTCTTGATCTGTTAAAAGAAATATATGCAGGTCATATAATTGATACACAGGGATACCATTCTGTATTGAGGTGACCGTATGTGCATTCAAAGAAATCAAAGTAGGTTGAGCGAATCTGAAGTGTCTTAAAACAAACAACTTCGACAGTTATGACTGGTCATACCTTTATAAGTACTGTCGATGTACAGTTTTCCACCCAATGAAAGTGTGTAGTTAATGTCCTAAAACAGATAGCAGCATAAACACGTCCGTGAGTTTGTACCGAAACATCAAATCTCTTCAACCCTCGACCCTCTCTAAAGACTGTTAATGTTTTGACTGCATACATAATTGGCCCGTGACGAGGAATTCCGTCGTGTTGGGCTTGTAACATCGTTATGGCCCTTGCTGGAATACTTTCGATTACTATTGAAATAATTATGCCTAGCTAGTTATAAGACATCTCCTTACATTCTGTACGGCGTCAACGCTTGATATGTTCACACAcgctgaaagaaaaatattcaacTATAAAAACGATTCCATAATAACTTACGAAGGTACATAATATTCCGTGTGTAGAGGCAGCCATCAACATTGACTGCTGCTTGAATCActccatgtaaggaaatccggattccaggaaaattttgcttgtggaatccggaatccttggctttggaatctggaatacagctaaaggaatctggaatctcaGTAACAactggaattcagaatccaagtgctactaataaaaaaatccggaatccagtattCCTGGATTCCATGGGACGGAATCCAGAGTCCAAGTCTGTCAGTTCGAATCGTGTGGACGactcaatattttttctttgtcccagtCTCGTGTGACATGGTGATTATCACATCTTTCACATTCATTTGCCGAGCTTAAAATACACcatcttttttcatttatatGGTACAACCCTCAGATGCAACCCGGGAAATTACCACTAAATATTCGTCGAGTAATGTAACGTATTTACCTTCGAAACTCACGATAAAGAACGTGTCTCTacggggaaaaaaaaacaaacaaagacttTTTTGTACGCACTTGTTGTTTGAAAGAAACGTTACACGAACCCTCATAAAACTTAATGCTTTGCAACATATTGTACTTATAGACTACtccaaaagcattttttttagcaGCCATGAAGAACCTTCTTAATTATCCTTATCTGAAATATTTAAAACTTCTTCGTGACCCATGAATAAATTAGGCTCGAAACGCGTGCTGCTCTCACATGACTTCTCGCGACTTCCCCGCTCGCAGGCTCGCTCGAAACAAGTagaaagggggaggggaggggtgggagtAGTGCAAACGAAAATTCCCCCTCCGGCTCCTGACGCCCCGTATTTGCTTTCTCGATCGGCGCGTGTTCATCTATAAACAACCTATTAATTGGCTCCTGAAACAGAGAGCTTGCGAGGCTGTGGACAGGCTTATCGTACTAAGAATAATGTATATTCCTGTACCCTCATTTGACCAGATATTTGTGAGGAAATCCCGTGATTGCTCATCATAAGGGGCTGTAATCCGGTTTCTTAGTCTGCTAATATCCGGCTATCATTTTCTGCCATGATTttatattaaacaatttttttccttactcaTATCGGTGAAGCGGTAAACAGAGATCGGCTGACAGCAAGAACATGTGAAATTGCTGCATTCACAACTATCCTCGTTCAACGAGTTCcctgagaaagagaaaaatacgATGTGTACGTGTTATGTACAAAATTCGCAGTCACGAGATTCCAAAGTGTGCACTCAAGTTTTCAAACgttgatggaaaaaaaaacgttcaaaCATACCCAGTGAGTTTAGCTTGAAGGAGGTCGAAGCAGCAACAAGTACCCATACTCCAGCCAAAGTAACGAATATTTTGCGTAAAAACATGACCctgctttgaagaaaaaagaaagaacaacaacGTATTTTCACCAGCTCACCAACGAGGATAAGCAACTTATCCGATTACTTTCCAGCAGGATTTCCGGTTGACCTAAAGACAAACCTGAAGGGGTCGGGGTAGCGTGGGTAAGTAGAGCCTCTACAAAAACTTAGGAGGGAGGACTAGACTAGACCTGCGTATTGGGTCTATTGGGAGGAAAGGGCAAAATGGAGGAATCTTAGACAATATTGAGTTTATTAACAATGCTTCATCATGGCTGTCAAAATTATGGACAAGATTAGAGATAAGGCCTTTACTCAATCGATATCAGGAGCCTATGACCCATAGAATCCTGTCGATATCTAAACCATTTGAACAATTGCAAGACTAATGTCTATCTCACTCTCGT encodes the following:
- the LOC140946429 gene encoding uncharacterized protein produces the protein MFLRKIFVTLAGVWVLVAASTSFKLNSLGNSLNEDSCECSNFTCSCCQPISVYRFTDMTCVNISSVDAVQNDINYTLSLGGKLYIDSTYKDQEPWPSCAEFDEQGIAYVCVIFYNTTFSATQVSGCVKLNVLVETEIILPMKCFTLQRPKAIAIDNKSQAAMARK
- the LOC140946154 gene encoding stromal cell-derived factor 2-like, which codes for MAVTPDRTLHLLQITRTDTIVKYAYLFITIISLLSSRTIAESTKDFKYVTCGSVLKLLNPKHNVRLHSHEVKYGSGSGQQSVTGVDNADDGNSYWVVRGKTDAPCKRGNPVKCGSTLRLQHLATKRNLHSHYFQSPISHNQEVSAFGENGQGDEGDHWSVVCGTKFWERQDKVRFKHSATKVYLHITGDQFGRPIHGQREVSGYSYPETGNEWKAMEGIYVKPTSD